The following proteins come from a genomic window of Synergistales bacterium:
- a CDS encoding amino acid racemase — MKTIGLIGGLTWESTVEYYRIINREVLARLGGTHSGDILLYSFDFDHIDRWMADDRFDAICAEVVDVGRRLETAGAGLLVICSNTIHRCFPRLEETASVPLIHIADAAAAQLKAQGARHAALLGTRFTMEGEFYRTRLRERHGITTVIPREEDRREIDRIINEELTFGRLEEASRKRLVGIIEELAGGGAEAAVLGCTELPLLVQQRDTSVPIVDTMTAQAMAAVDMALAGEA, encoded by the coding sequence ATGAAAACAATCGGACTCATCGGGGGACTCACGTGGGAGTCCACGGTGGAGTACTACCGGATCATCAACCGGGAGGTCCTGGCCCGGCTGGGCGGAACCCATTCCGGCGATATCCTGCTGTACAGCTTCGACTTCGACCATATCGACCGCTGGATGGCCGACGACCGCTTCGACGCGATCTGCGCCGAGGTGGTGGACGTGGGCAGGCGTCTGGAAACGGCCGGCGCGGGGCTGCTGGTGATCTGCTCCAACACCATCCACCGCTGTTTCCCCCGTCTGGAGGAGACGGCCTCGGTGCCGCTGATCCACATCGCCGACGCCGCGGCGGCACAGCTCAAGGCGCAGGGAGCACGGCACGCAGCGCTGCTGGGGACGCGCTTCACCATGGAAGGGGAATTCTACCGCACCCGCCTGCGGGAGCGGCACGGGATCACCACGGTCATCCCCCGCGAGGAGGACCGCAGGGAGATCGACAGGATCATCAACGAGGAGCTCACCTTCGGGAGGCTGGAGGAGGCTTCCAGGAAGCGGCTGGTGGGGATCATCGAGGAGCTGGCCGGGGGAGGCGCCGAGGCGGCGGTGCTAGGGTGCACGGAATTGCCGCTGCTGGTGCAGCAGAGGGATACGTCGGTACCGATTGTGGACACCATGACGGCCCAGGCCATGGCCGCCGTGGATATGGCGCTCGCCGGGGAGGCCTAG